CGGATCCCTGAGCGCGACCGAGAACAACGACATGTCGTCATTGGTCAGCATCAGCGAGGCAAGCTCGTAGGAGAACGTGACGAACCCGGCCGGCTCCGTTGCCCCCTCGGGAATGACGGGCGCGGCCACGATGACGCCGATCGGTCCGTTGCCGCTGATCAGCGGAATCGGGTCTGAGGCGATCGACCGCTTCTCGACCCGGGCACGCGTCAGCATGGCGCTGCGAACGGGATCCCGGTCGTAGCTGCGGCCTGGCAGTGCCTTGGTCTCGTTGCTGCGCGGCTCGAGATCCATCAGCACGTCGATCGGCTGGGTGACGTCGGCGGGATTGATCGGCTTGTCGTCAAAGCCGCGAATCTGAGAGTTCGGGAAGCCTGCGCCGGCAATGGCGGCCTGCGCCGCCGCGAGCTCGTTCGGTTTCAACCGGGCGACCCACCCGGCCACCACGAAATCGGTCTTGAAGGCGTAGATGGCCGAGCGCAGCGGCTCCAGCATGTTCGGCTTGATCACAGACGGCGTGCGGAACAGGCCGGAGGCAACCCGCGCCAGCAACTCCCGCTCGGTGAGCCGGTCCTGAACCAGGCTTGCGTGAACGTCGATCGCACGCGCCAGCGCAATCCGGTCCAGCGCCAGCTCCTGATCGTGGACGCGATAGGCCGCCAGCCCCGAGAGCAAGGCTCCGAGCAGAGCGATGAAGCCGATGATGAAACCCAGCCGGACCACGCGACTACTCAGGCGATAGCGGGAGGTCGGCAATAAACAAGGAGCATATGAACGCCGCTCGAACGGCCATGTGCCGAAACAGGGTGAACCCCGGTGGCGGAGATAATGGAGGAGGAGGCATCAGTACGCAACTTGGGTCGCCTGGAAAGCTTAATCCGTTCGGCCGATGGTCCGGCCGGGATGGATTTGCCCCGGGCACCGGAGGTAGTTAATCGCCGTGTCTGAAATTTGTTCCGCAGGTCGAGCCCTGCCCCAAGTGTTAACGGCGAAAAGCACCTGCGCTAAGTCGTCGCGTCCGACGGTTAACCCGCCCGTTTCAGCCCGCCTTTGGCCTCGATGAAGCCAACGATGCGGTCCAGCCCCTGGCTCTTCTTCAGGTTGGTCATGACGAAGGGCCGCTCGCCGCGCATGCGCTTGGCATCCGTCTCCATCTTTTCCAGGGAAGCGCCGACATGGGGGGCCAGGTCGATCTTGTTGATGACAAGAAGGTCTGACCGGGTGATGCCCGGGCCGCCCTTGGACGGGATCTTGTCGCCGGCGGCGACGTCGATCACATAGATGGTGAGATCGGCCAGCTCCGGGGAAAAAGTGGCGGCCAGATTGTCGCCACCGGACTCGATCAGCACGAGGTCGAGGCCGGGAAATTTCGCACGCATATCCGCGACCGCAGCGAGGTTCATCGAGGCATCCTCGCGGATCGCGGTGTGCGGGCAGCCGCCGGTCTCGACGCCGGCAATGCGATCCGACGTCAGCGAGCCCGACCGCACCAGGAATTCCGCATCCCATTTGGTGTAGATGTCATTGGTGATCGCGGCGATGTCGTAACGCTCGCGCATGGTCTTGCAGAGCAGGTCCATCAGCGCGGTCTTGCCCGATCCGACCGGACCGCCGACACCGACACGCAAGGGGCCGTGAGACGTAGCCATAGCTTCTTTCCTATCGTCGTCCTGGCGGAAGCGAGGACCCATAACCATCAATGTTCGTTGTCGCGGAAAGCCGGGGCCACAGCCGCGCATGACCACAGGCAGTTGTGGTTATGGGTCCTGGCTTTCGCCAGGACGACGGCTGAGTGTGGTGCAGCACGCTCACGACCGAAACAACCGCGTATATTGCGTCTCGTGCCGCAGGCTGGCGAGATCGGCGCGGAACGTCGCGCTGCCGAGATCGTCCAATGTCGCATTCAGCGCACGATTGGCGGTTGCGGCGACGGCGGCTTCCAGCCTCACCAGCACGCGCTGGCCGTCGGTCTGGCCGAGCGGAATGAGACGGCTGGCCGCGGAAATCCAGTTCGAGACCAGCGCATGCAGGAAAGCGTGTAGTGTGGGCGCCAGCGGCACACCATGCATCGCGGCGACCACGCCGACGGCGACCGGATAGACCAGTGGCGTGCGGCATGCGGCAACCATGGCATCCAGCCCGTCGGCATCCCATGCGGCGCGGGCGATGTCGATGAAGGCGCGGCCTTGCGATGTCGTCTCCAGCTGTCGTTCGCGCGACGCAACGAAGGCCGCCGCGAGCTCGGCAATATCGTTCAAAGCGGCGGTCTGGTCCGCTTCGGCGGCGCGATAGGCATGGACCAGGAACGTCGCGTCGCAAAAGCCAGAGCCGTCGCCGAGCATTGCGTCGAGCCAGTCGGCCAGCGTGGCGGTATCCGTGATGTCGCCTGCCTCGACCGCCCATTCGATGCCGCTGGAATAGGAGAAACCGCCGACAGGGAACGCCGGCGACAACCACGTCATCAACCGGTACAGCGCCGCCGCCTCGCGCTCCGCGAGATCACCGGCACGGACCGGCTCATTTGTGGTCATGAGCATGCTTGTGGCCATGGTGATGGTCGGGATGGTCGCAATGCTCGTCGTGGTGATGGTGGTGATCGTGACCATGGTCATGCACGGCATGGCCATGATGGTGGTGATCGTGGCCGTGATGATCATTGTGGTCGTGATGGCCGTGATCATGATGATGGCCGTGATCGTGATGCGCATGGTCGTCGTGTCCATGCGCGTGGCCGGCATCGGCATAGGCGCCGCCCTCGGGATCGAACGGCGCCTCGATCTCGATGACGCGCGCGCCGAGGCCCTTCACCATGGCCTCGATGACGTGGTCGCGGCGGATGCGCAAGGCTTTGGCCATGATCTGCGTCGGTAGGTGGCGGTTACCGAGATGCCAGCCGACGCGGATGAGATGGTGCGGATCGCGACCGCGGATCTCCAGCAGCGGTTCGGGCGCCGCCACCACCTCGACGAGCCGGCCGTCCTCCAGCACCAGCGCATCGCCGCCGCGGAGCGCGACGGCGTTTTCCAGGTCGAGCAGGAATTCGAGCCCCCGCGTGCCCGTCATCGCCATGCGGCGGCGGTGCCGATCGTCGAAATCGAGCACGACCGTATCCACCGGCGCTTCCGTAAAGCGGTGCTGCCCCTTGACCTGCGTCGCCCGGATCATGCGTTTCCCCTGTTACCGTGTCTCGACCTTCTCGGGCGTGATCACCTCGATCTTCGGCGGCGCCGTAAAACACTTCACCGCGACGCGGCCGAACGTCTTCATATGCTCCATGGCACGATGCGGCACCAGCGCCTCGGCGTTCTCCCACTGCTCGACGAACACCATCTTGCTGGGATCGGTGACGCTCTCATGCAGATCATAGGCGATGTTGCCGGGCTCCTTTCGGGTCTCCTTGATGCAGGCGGTGGCGGCTGCAATGAATTCGGCGCGCGTCTCGGGCTTGATGGTCAAGGTGGCAACGACGTAGATCACGAGAAATCCTCCCGGCTTTTCTTCTAAAGGTACGATACCGGGCCGGACATTAGACCAG
This genomic stretch from Bradyrhizobium sp. CCGB12 harbors:
- the ureG gene encoding urease accessory protein UreG, yielding MATSHGPLRVGVGGPVGSGKTALMDLLCKTMRERYDIAAITNDIYTKWDAEFLVRSGSLTSDRIAGVETGGCPHTAIREDASMNLAAVADMRAKFPGLDLVLIESGGDNLAATFSPELADLTIYVIDVAAGDKIPSKGGPGITRSDLLVINKIDLAPHVGASLEKMETDAKRMRGERPFVMTNLKKSQGLDRIVGFIEAKGGLKRAG
- a CDS encoding urease accessory protein UreF, whose translation is MLMTTNEPVRAGDLAEREAAALYRLMTWLSPAFPVGGFSYSSGIEWAVEAGDITDTATLADWLDAMLGDGSGFCDATFLVHAYRAAEADQTAALNDIAELAAAFVASRERQLETTSQGRAFIDIARAAWDADGLDAMVAACRTPLVYPVAVGVVAAMHGVPLAPTLHAFLHALVSNWISAASRLIPLGQTDGQRVLVRLEAAVAATANRALNATLDDLGSATFRADLASLRHETQYTRLFRS
- a CDS encoding urease accessory protein UreE encodes the protein MIRATQVKGQHRFTEAPVDTVVLDFDDRHRRRMAMTGTRGLEFLLDLENAVALRGGDALVLEDGRLVEVVAAPEPLLEIRGRDPHHLIRVGWHLGNRHLPTQIMAKALRIRRDHVIEAMVKGLGARVIEIEAPFDPEGGAYADAGHAHGHDDHAHHDHGHHHDHGHHDHNDHHGHDHHHHGHAVHDHGHDHHHHHDEHCDHPDHHHGHKHAHDHK
- a CDS encoding putative quinol monooxygenase → MIYVVATLTIKPETRAEFIAAATACIKETRKEPGNIAYDLHESVTDPSKMVFVEQWENAEALVPHRAMEHMKTFGRVAVKCFTAPPKIEVITPEKVETR